Genomic segment of Pseudoalteromonas sp. NC201:
GGTCGCGGTTTCTTCTGGTGCAATCCGGTCCTGCTCTTGATATCGAGTAATGTGGATATGTGCACTGAGATTATCCGTCTGATAGCTTAACTGCGACCCAAAGCGCAGAGGTGGTGTACGAGGTAAATCGCCGCCTTCTTCTAATCTGGCACGCACAAAGTCAGAGAAAACATCAACTTTCAACTCGTCGGTCAATTGCCAAGCAACTTGCGCTTCAAAACCGTGCAAAACCACATCATCTGTCTTGAATAAATAAATAGGTAATTCGGAAGCATGATCGTGCTCATGTTCATGATTGTGGTCGTGACTATCGCCGCTCTCGGCGTACAACCCAGTTTCTATTTGATAGTAGTAGTTATCTACTTGGTTGTAAAAAGCATTAAAAATAAAGCCTATATCGCCTTGGGTTTTTCGAAGTGTAATATCAATATTGTGCGACTTTTCTAGCGCTATGCCTTGCTCATCGAGTTCAAAATGACCGTGCTCATCCATTTTGAACAACGCTCCTACCTCGTAAGTGCCAGTTCCTATGTGAGGACCAAAGGAAAATAACTCCGATGAAGAAGGAGCTCGTTCAGAGTGTGAAACAGATAACCCAAGGTTATAATTTTGCGCAAAGTCCCATACAAGACCCGAAGATAAACTGACAGGGGTAAACTGATGCTCAACCGCATATACCTTTGTTGCTTCTGAATCGTGACCGATGTGGTCATGCATTTCAGTATCGTGCGAGTGGGCATCAATACTCGGTAAAGGCACATTACTTGCGGTGATCTCCACTTGCTCAATACGACCACCTAACTGCACTAAAAAATCACCAAACCGCCTTTCCTCCATTACCCCTATCGCAAGTGTTTGGGTATCAGATGGCGGCGTAAACGCCTCACTACCTTGAGCCTCAACATCACTATGTTTGTAATGTAAGCTTACGCCACCAGTCCAAGCGGACAGAGGCTGATGTAGTAAATCAACTTTTAACTCATTGGTATCATTCTTAAATGTTGTTCCAACCATGCCGTGCTCAACTTCAGCATGTTCATACTCTGTAAAACCAGCACGCACATTCACTTTATCAAGCCAACCTTTGTTAAACTTGTACTCGCTTAATAGTTGCACTTTTGTTTGTGCTAAGTCCGCAAAAACCTGCTCTTCAGCCTCATGATATGCTTCTTCATCGCCATGCGTATGTCCCGGAATGCCGTATTTGCGGTTAAATTTCTCAACAGCCACACCGACATAACCTTGGTCAAATAAGTAACTTGAGCCAACCGTAAAACCATTAGACTCTTCAGCACTATTTGCTACTTTATAGTGATGTTCACCACTGTTATTCCTTTCACTATGCTCATGAATTTCAGCAGGAACAGGTACTTCGTAATCATTAGATTCTCGCCAGAATGCATCAACATATAAAGCCACAGAACCAATACCCGATGTCGCATTAAACGAGGCTGTATTTTGGTCATCAACAGAGTTACTTTCCAGATTCCATTCTCCGCGAGTTGCATTATCGGTTGGAACTCTTGTATCGACGACGTTAACCACTCCCCCAATCGCACCACTACCATAAAAAAGAGTTGCAGGTCCCCGCAACACCTCGATTTGTTGAGCCGTTGAGGCTTCAGAGGCGACTGAGTGATCAGGACCAACTCTAGATACATCGCTGACATCTAATCCATTTTGCGTCACCAACACTCGCGGGCCACTCAAACCTCGAATAATTGGTGTACTCGCTACTTTGGCGTGGAAATTTGTGTTGACGCCAGGCAATTTTTCTAAACTATCCCCTAGTGTAGCAGTTTGCTGTCTACGCAATGTTTCACCTGCCAAAACACTAACTGGAACCGCAGATTCCATCGCCGACATATGTACAGGGGTAGCAACAATATCTATAACTTCTATTGGAGAACGATTTAACATTAGCATTGCGTTTTTAACGCCACCTTGATCCAGAGTGAGCGCCTTATGCAGATGAGCAAAACCAGGCGCTCTTACATGGATTTGTTTATTTCCAAGCCCAACGCCCGAAATTTGAAAATGACCATTGTTATCTGTGAGTACGCGAATATCAGTTCCTTCGACCTCAATTGATGCATTTGCAATCCCTTTACCAGCTTTATTGACGACTGTACCTTCTATAGACTTTGCTACAAGACTTGGTGGTAACAGTGCAGCAACGAGCAAGGGTATTGTTGATAGTTTAGACATAACGACTCCAATAAATGTTACATTGTATCAATTATGCTTGGTATGTTATATTGTATCAATATCTAGGTGGATTATGTCGTCATTGCCGTGAACAAAACTCAACGAAACTTTATTCTCAAACAGGCTCAAGCAAAATGCCAATCGTTAGGGCTGCGTTTAACTGAAAAACGACAGAGCGTGCTAGAAATATTATTGCAAACAGTCGAGCCGCTATCAGCTTATGAACTTACTGACAAATACAATAAAAGCACCAACTCTCCTATTCTAGCAATGTCCGTGTACCGCATTCTTGAATTCTTAGAGTCAGTCAATCTGGCACACCGGATCCATTCTGCAAATAAATATATAGCCTGTAAGAGTCTAGATGGTGCGTGCCATCACCATCTATCCGTGATCTTGGTCTGCAGATCCTGCCATCAAATAGAAGAAATAGATTCTGTTCAAGAGGCTGCCAAGCATCTATTTAAAGCGGTAGAAAGCACTGGATTTTCAGCTGCAAATGCACGCTTAGAGTTGCCTGGCTTATGTAACCTTTGCAAAGCCAAACTTGACAAATAGGTCCCTATAATATGAAAAACACACTGATAAAAAATGCAATTGTGGTCAACGAGAATCAATCACAAGTATGTGATGTACTTATCGTTGAAAACAGAATAAATAAAATTGCAAGCTCAATAACTGCGCAGCCAAATGACTATATTGTGGATGCGACAGGTTATTTTCTACTCCCTGGAATGATAGACGACCAAGTACATTTCCGTGAGCCCGGCTTAACACAGAAGGGTAATATAGCCTCAGAATCCAGAGCTGCTGTGGCAGGTGGTATCACCAGCTATATGGAAATGCCAAACGTAAGCCCTGCGACTACAACCATTGAAGCTCTTGAACAGAAATACGCGATTGCGTCTAGAAGCTCGCTAGCAAACTATAGTTTTTACTTAGGGGCAACCGAAGATAATTTAGAACAAATAAAACGTTTAGATGCGAAGAAGTACTGCGGTGTTAAAGTTTTTATGGGGGCATCAACAGGCGATCTACTCGTTGAGCATCCACAAGCACTCGACGCAATTTTCAGAGAAAGTCCAACCCTAATTGTCACCCATTGTGAAGATGGAAGAGTGATTGAAAAGAACTTATCCATGTGCATAGGACGCAGTGGCAGTTTAACAATTCAAGATCACCC
This window contains:
- a CDS encoding TonB-dependent receptor; the encoded protein is MSKLSTIPLLVAALLPPSLVAKSIEGTVVNKAGKGIANASIEVEGTDIRVLTDNNGHFQISGVGLGNKQIHVRAPGFAHLHKALTLDQGGVKNAMLMLNRSPIEVIDIVATPVHMSAMESAVPVSVLAGETLRRQQTATLGDSLEKLPGVNTNFHAKVASTPIIRGLSGPRVLVTQNGLDVSDVSRVGPDHSVASEASTAQQIEVLRGPATLFYGSGAIGGVVNVVDTRVPTDNATRGEWNLESNSVDDQNTASFNATSGIGSVALYVDAFWRESNDYEVPVPAEIHEHSERNNSGEHHYKVANSAEESNGFTVGSSYLFDQGYVGVAVEKFNRKYGIPGHTHGDEEAYHEAEEQVFADLAQTKVQLLSEYKFNKGWLDKVNVRAGFTEYEHAEVEHGMVGTTFKNDTNELKVDLLHQPLSAWTGGVSLHYKHSDVEAQGSEAFTPPSDTQTLAIGVMEERRFGDFLVQLGGRIEQVEITASNVPLPSIDAHSHDTEMHDHIGHDSEATKVYAVEHQFTPVSLSSGLVWDFAQNYNLGLSVSHSERAPSSSELFSFGPHIGTGTYEVGALFKMDEHGHFELDEQGIALEKSHNIDITLRKTQGDIGFIFNAFYNQVDNYYYQIETGLYAESGDSHDHNHEHEHDHASELPIYLFKTDDVVLHGFEAQVAWQLTDELKVDVFSDFVRARLEEGGDLPRTPPLRFGSQLSYQTDNLSAHIHITRYQEQDRIAPEETATDGYTLVDASISYDLSVLNQDLSIHLRGSNLTDTEARVHSSFLKDIGPRPGRSFALGIRGYF
- a CDS encoding Fur family transcriptional regulator, producing the protein MDYVVIAVNKTQRNFILKQAQAKCQSLGLRLTEKRQSVLEILLQTVEPLSAYELTDKYNKSTNSPILAMSVYRILEFLESVNLAHRIHSANKYIACKSLDGACHHHLSVILVCRSCHQIEEIDSVQEAAKHLFKAVESTGFSAANARLELPGLCNLCKAKLDK